Proteins from one Gossypium raimondii isolate GPD5lz chromosome 8, ASM2569854v1, whole genome shotgun sequence genomic window:
- the LOC105793655 gene encoding probable pectin methyltransferase QUA3, with product MAQPNRNARQWKFLDIFTAMFFSLVLLFFLLVFTPFGDPLAYSGRQALLLSTSDPKQRHRFVSLVELGEHRQPIDPCPPDSVDHMPCEDPKRNSQLSRYMNFYRERHCPLPDEMPLCLIPPPLDYKIPIQWPESLHKVWHSNMPHNKIATRKGHQGWMKEEGPYFIFPGGGTMFPDGALPYIDKLRRFMPIKGGIIRTALDMGCGVASFGGSLLAEGILTLSFAPRDSHKAQIQFALERGIPAFVLMFGTRRLPFPAFAFDFIHCSRCLIPFAAYNATYFIEVDRLLRPGGFLVISGPPVQWPKKEREWEELQAVARALCYELIIVEGNTVIWKKPDRDPCLKPNEFRIGLCDESDDPNVAWYVNLKRCVTPSFINGGYAIGKIPGWPERLLRAPSRALIMNNGIDLFQADTRRWATRVAYYKNTLKVKLGTPAIRNVMDMNAFFGGFAAALETDPVWVMNVVPARKPLTLDIIYDRGLIGVYHDWCEPFSTYPRTYDLIHVASIDSLTKLPGSRNRSCSLVDLMAEIDRMLRPEGTAVIQDSPEVIKKVARIAHVLRWVTTINNKEPESHGRGKILVATKTFRHL from the exons ATGGCTCAGCCGAATCGAAACGCGCGGCAATGGAAGTTTTTGGATATCTTTACCGCCATGTTTTTCAGCCTCGTATTGTTATTCTTCTTGTTGGTATTCACCCCTTTCGGTGATCCCTTGGCTTACTCCGGCAGGCAAGCCTTGTTGCTTTCCACGTCGGATCCGAAGCAACGGCATCGGTTTGTGTCACTGGTGGAACTGGGGGAACACCGTCAGCCCATTGACCCCTGCCCTCCCGATTCCGTTGATCACATGCCATGCGAGGACCCAAAGCGAAACAGTCAGCTAAGTAGGTACATGAATTTTTAtagagaaaggcattgcccttTGCCTGATGAAATGCCTCTTTGTTTGATCCCACCTCCACTTGACTATAAGATTCCCATTCAGTGGCCTGAAAGCTTGCACAAG GTATGGCATTCAAATATGCCACACAACAAAATTGCTACTAGGAAAGGTCACCAAGGATGGATGAAAGAGGAAGGTccttatttcatttttcctGGTGGTGGAACCATGTTCCCTGATGGAGCCTTACCATATATTGACAAGCTCCGACGTTTCATGCCCATCAAAGGTGGAATTATTAGGACTGCTCTTGATATGGGATGTGGG GTCGCAAGTTTTGGGGGTTCATTGTTGGCTGAAGGCATTTTGACACTTTCATTTGCTCCAAGGGATTCTCACAAAGCACAAATACAATTTGCACTGGAAAGAGGCATACCGGCCTTTGTTCTAATGTTCGGCACTCGCAGGCTCCCCTTTCCTGCATTTGCATTCGATTTCATCCACTGCTCTCGATGCCTCATCCCTTTTGCAGCTTATa ATGCAACTTATTTCATTGAAGTGGACCGGTTACTTCGTCCGGGTGGATTTTTGGTCATCTCTGGACCCCCTGTGCAGTGGcctaagaaagaaagagagtGGGAAGAGCTCCAGGCTGTGGCAAGAGCATTGTGCTATGAGTTGATTATCGTCGAAGGAAACACGGTCATTTGGAAAAAGCCTGATAGAGATCCGTGTCTAAAACCAAATGAATTCAGGATTGGACTGTGTGATGAATCAGATGACCCAAATGTTGCATG GTATGTTAATTTGAAAAGATGTGTGACTCCATCTTTTATTAATGGAGGATATGCTATTGGGAAAATTCCTGGGTGGCCAGAAAGGCTATTAAGGGCTCCTTCGAGGGCGTTGATCATGAACAATGGGATTGACTTGTTTCAGGCAGACACGAGGCGGTGGGCAACAAGAGTTGCCTATTATAAGAATACGTTGAAGGTTAAGCTTGGGACGCCAGCAATACGCAATGTCATGGACATGAATGCATTTTTCGGAGGTTTTGCAGCAGCACTCGAGACTGATCCAGTATGGGTGATGAATGTTGTTCCTGCTCGGAAGCCATTAACTCTCGATATTATTTACGACAGAGGCCTTATTGGAGTATACCACGATTG GTGTGAGCCTTTCTCAACGTACCCCCGGACTTATGATCTCATCCATGTAGCTAGCATAGATTCACTAACAAAGCTTCCAGGTTCGAGGAATAGAAG CTGTAGCCTGGTGGACCTAATGGCGGAGATCGATCGGATGTTGCGCCCGGAAGGAACGGCTGTGATTCAAGATTCGCCAGAGGTAATAAAAAAGGTGGCTCGCATAGCACATGTACTAAGGTGGGTAACTACCATAAATAACAAAGAACCTGAATCACATGGGAGAGGCAAGATTCTGGTTGCTACTAAAACCTTCAGGCACCTTTAG